A single region of the Novosphingobium sp. genome encodes:
- a CDS encoding TonB-dependent receptor — MSTLFASCALLLTSAAPALAQPAAEEPATRQTSDDIIVTGEKSDRTIRHTTTSIAVTTPKKLKDEAILSIQDVYNRTANMSETYGSAGFTIRGVNNTGVSGAGSADTATVYLDGAPLPSEALFGGPTDMWDIAQVEILRGPQSTIQGLNALAGSVVIETKDPTMQWSADGRVLWSSQMSRTFSAALGGPIVPGELAFRLSVEHRADRGLIRNVTRGGYDDRLQSLNLRGKLLWTPSALPDLTVKLGYNRVRRAGGYLYQYVNTSQPDYYNNRVSLAGNPNTGKIATDIANGDISYRLSDRFKLTSVTSWNRIHSDVTADSDYGPQDIAAVHNIYTTKTVTEELRLNYKDERLSGVLGGWYYHRNQQYNANSRINVALPTATISALLQGNGFPAAAANQITTLYAARLPVIPVAYQGNQPIGITTAAVFGDGRYKLTDRLSLIAGFRYDHERNSSASDSTALFTGTYPNPASFGAAGSAVYQAVSAINAGVASMVASAGASAPPATRNFSAFLPKGGFSMDWTPHVTTAFTVQKGYRSGGSSQNAARSTLEPYNPEHTLNFEGSLRSSWLDDRLTLNANLFYTKWTSQQVSVNRGINSYDYNTVNAGKSHLWGFEVEASHKLSKVFDTYATLGHVETKFDQFTLPTGTTATASSLSGSEFAYAPHWTLAGGVNAHLASGWTGNVNVNWRSGVFTSVGVNQQQYYVGARAVANARVGYDAGHWGAYLFLRNVLNAKYQQYAYADGHVAVLGEPQTIGGEVDLHW; from the coding sequence ATGTCGACGCTTTTTGCATCCTGCGCGCTGCTGCTGACCAGCGCCGCGCCCGCTTTGGCCCAGCCTGCCGCCGAAGAACCGGCCACCCGCCAGACCAGTGACGACATCATCGTCACCGGCGAAAAGTCGGACCGCACGATCCGGCACACCACCACCAGCATCGCCGTCACCACGCCCAAAAAGCTGAAGGATGAGGCGATCCTGTCGATCCAGGATGTCTACAACCGCACCGCCAACATGTCGGAAACCTATGGTTCGGCGGGCTTCACCATTCGCGGCGTGAACAACACCGGCGTCTCTGGCGCGGGCAGCGCGGACACCGCCACGGTCTATCTCGACGGCGCGCCGCTGCCCAGCGAGGCGCTGTTCGGCGGCCCGACCGACATGTGGGACATTGCTCAGGTGGAGATCCTGCGCGGGCCGCAATCGACCATTCAGGGCCTCAACGCGCTTGCCGGATCGGTGGTGATCGAGACCAAAGACCCCACCATGCAGTGGAGCGCCGATGGCCGCGTGCTGTGGTCCAGCCAGATGAGCCGCACCTTCTCCGCCGCGCTGGGCGGCCCGATCGTGCCCGGCGAACTGGCCTTCCGCCTCTCGGTCGAACATCGCGCCGACCGGGGGCTGATCCGCAACGTCACGCGCGGCGGCTATGACGACCGCCTGCAATCGCTCAACCTGCGTGGCAAGCTGCTGTGGACGCCCAGCGCGCTGCCCGATCTGACGGTGAAGCTGGGCTACAACCGGGTGCGCCGCGCGGGCGGTTACCTGTACCAATATGTCAACACCAGCCAGCCCGACTATTACAACAACCGCGTTTCGCTGGCGGGCAACCCCAACACCGGCAAAATCGCCACCGACATCGCCAACGGCGACATCTCCTATCGCCTGAGCGACCGCTTCAAGCTGACCAGCGTCACCTCGTGGAACCGCATCCACAGCGATGTGACGGCGGATAGCGACTATGGCCCGCAGGATATCGCCGCGGTCCACAACATCTACACCACCAAGACCGTGACCGAGGAGCTGCGCCTCAACTACAAGGACGAGCGGTTGAGCGGCGTGCTGGGCGGATGGTATTACCACCGCAATCAGCAGTATAACGCCAACAGCCGGATCAACGTCGCCCTGCCGACCGCAACCATCTCGGCCCTGTTGCAGGGCAACGGCTTCCCCGCCGCCGCCGCCAATCAGATCACCACGCTTTATGCCGCGCGACTGCCGGTGATCCCGGTCGCCTATCAGGGCAATCAGCCGATCGGCATCACCACCGCCGCCGTCTTCGGCGATGGGCGTTACAAACTGACCGACCGCCTCTCGCTGATCGCCGGCTTCCGCTACGATCATGAGCGCAACTCGTCCGCCTCCGACAGCACGGCGCTTTTCACCGGCACCTACCCCAATCCGGCGAGTTTCGGCGCGGCGGGCAGCGCGGTCTATCAGGCGGTCAGCGCGATTAACGCGGGCGTGGCCAGCATGGTTGCTTCGGCGGGGGCCAGCGCCCCGCCCGCCACGCGCAATTTCAGCGCATTCCTGCCCAAGGGCGGGTTCAGCATGGACTGGACGCCGCATGTCACCACCGCTTTCACCGTGCAGAAGGGCTATCGCTCGGGCGGCTCCAGCCAGAATGCCGCGCGCTCCACGCTGGAGCCCTACAACCCCGAGCATACGCTCAATTTCGAGGGTTCGCTGCGCTCAAGCTGGCTGGACGACCGGCTGACGCTCAACGCCAATCTGTTCTACACGAAGTGGACCAGCCAGCAGGTCTCGGTGAACCGGGGCATCAACTCCTATGACTACAACACGGTCAATGCGGGCAAGTCGCATCTCTGGGGCTTCGAGGTGGAGGCCAGCCACAAGCTGAGCAAGGTCTTCGACACCTATGCCACGCTGGGCCATGTCGAGACGAAATTCGACCAATTCACCCTGCCCACCGGCACGACCGCGACCGCCTCCAGCCTGTCGGGCTCGGAATTTGCCTATGCGCCGCACTGGACGCTGGCGGGCGGCGTCAATGCCCATCTGGCCAGCGGCTGGACGGGCAATGTCAACGTCAACTGGCGCAGCGGCGTGTTCACCAGCGTCGGCGTCAACCAGCAGCAATATTACGTCGGCGCGCGGGCGGTGGCCAATGCGCGGGTGGGTTATGACGCGGGGCATTGGGGCGCCTATCTGTTCCTGCGCAATGTGTTGAACGCCAAATATCAGCAATATGCCTATGCCGACGGGCATGTCGCCGTGCTGGGCGAGCCGCAGACCATCGGCGGCGAAGTGGATCTGCACTGGTGA
- a CDS encoding PepSY-associated TM helix domain-containing protein, with protein sequence MMARSDKTPKGGLYRPDIVRAVLSGHSVLGIAFAAVIYLVCLTGALSVFQQDFTLWEQPHLPRVESISDAAVVRAVASVAPRVGDQTLFVIFPDDDMPRLRLTTQNAHEEHNWITDAQGRITGEVETPWTEFLTTLHIQLHLPRSWGGFIVGLTGVALLSSLISGILSHPRVLRDAFHLRLGGSRRLQEADWHNRLGVWALPFHVLVSLTGALLGLSTIIVGALAMLLYRGDTGQVYAMLLPPRPALDARAAPPPDIGAMLAAARARAPLAQPHLLTITHAGHRDASVALSEERPGLLAAQDSFVFDAGGRIIQEKHPGTLTLGEQILGSLGILHFGWFGGVAVRIAYGLLGLALCVVTSSGIHVWLARRRDRGRPAPHWERVWASILWGQPAILALTAVAGVTAPAMIERGATWVWLGLTIASLIAAAVLTRVTDAEIRLVLRRVTGVLLVVTAVAHAARHGVSGDGVAVDAVLVAAGITLAWFRRGQRINAAAPIAAGAAG encoded by the coding sequence ATGATGGCACGCAGCGATAAAACGCCCAAAGGCGGGCTCTATCGCCCCGATATCGTGCGCGCGGTGCTCAGCGGCCATTCGGTGCTGGGCATTGCCTTTGCCGCGGTGATCTATCTGGTGTGCCTGACCGGCGCCCTGTCGGTGTTCCAGCAGGATTTCACGCTTTGGGAGCAGCCGCATCTGCCCCGTGTCGAGAGCATCTCCGACGCGGCTGTGGTACGCGCCGTGGCCAGCGTGGCGCCGCGCGTGGGGGACCAGACGCTCTTTGTCATCTTCCCCGATGACGACATGCCGCGCCTGCGCCTGACCACGCAAAACGCCCATGAGGAGCACAATTGGATCACCGATGCGCAGGGCCGGATCACGGGCGAGGTGGAGACGCCATGGACCGAGTTCCTCACCACCCTGCACATCCAGCTTCATCTGCCGCGCAGTTGGGGCGGCTTTATCGTGGGGCTGACGGGGGTGGCGCTGCTCTCCTCGCTGATCTCGGGCATTCTTTCGCATCCGCGCGTGCTGCGCGATGCGTTTCATCTGCGGCTGGGCGGTTCGCGGCGGCTGCAGGAGGCCGATTGGCACAACCGGCTGGGCGTCTGGGCGCTGCCCTTCCATGTGCTGGTGTCGCTGACCGGGGCGCTGCTGGGGCTCAGCACGATCATCGTGGGGGCGCTGGCGATGCTGCTCTATCGCGGTGATACGGGGCAGGTCTATGCCATGCTGCTGCCGCCCAGACCGGCGCTGGACGCGCGCGCCGCGCCCCCGCCCGACATCGGCGCGATGCTGGCGGCCGCGCGGGCGAGGGCGCCTCTGGCCCAGCCCCATCTGCTGACCATCACCCATGCCGGGCACCGCGACGCCAGCGTGGCGCTGAGCGAGGAACGGCCCGGCCTGCTGGCCGCGCAGGACAGCTTCGTCTTCGATGCGGGCGGGCGGATCATTCAGGAAAAGCACCCCGGCACGCTGACCCTGGGCGAGCAGATTCTGGGCTCGCTGGGCATCCTGCATTTCGGCTGGTTCGGCGGCGTGGCGGTGCGGATCGCCTATGGGCTGCTGGGCCTTGCGCTCTGCGTGGTGACCTCCAGCGGCATTCACGTCTGGCTGGCCCGTCGTCGTGACCGGGGGCGGCCAGCACCGCATTGGGAGCGGGTCTGGGCCAGCATCCTGTGGGGGCAACCGGCGATTCTGGCACTGACCGCCGTGGCCGGCGTGACCGCGCCCGCCATGATCGAGCGGGGCGCGACATGGGTGTGGCTGGGGCTGACCATCGCCTCGCTGATCGCGGCTGCGGTTCTGACGCGGGTGACGGACGCGGAGATCAGGCTCGTGCTGCGCCGGGTGACGGGCGTGCTGCTGGTGGTGACAGCGGTGGCCCATGCCGCGCGCCATGGCGTGAGCGGTGACGGCGTGGCGGTGGATGCCGTACTGGTCGCCGCCGGGATCACGCTGGCATGGTTTCGCCGGGGACAGCGCATCAACGCGGCTGCACCCATCGCCGCAGGTGCCGCCGGATAG
- a CDS encoding YaiI/YqxD family protein yields the protein MTERQILVDADACPVKEEIYKVALRHGIEVTIVSNQRLRVPEHPLIRREVVSDGFDAADDWIAQASSAGCVVITADILLADRCLKAGASVLAPNGKAFTESSIGAAIATRAIMTDLRAGAVGDPIGGPAPFSKADRSRFLSALDEVLVRLGRAIPRR from the coding sequence GTGACCGAACGCCAGATCCTGGTCGATGCCGACGCCTGCCCTGTAAAGGAAGAGATCTACAAGGTCGCGCTGCGCCACGGCATTGAGGTGACCATCGTCAGCAACCAGCGCCTGCGTGTGCCCGAGCATCCGCTGATCCGCCGCGAGGTCGTGAGCGATGGCTTCGACGCGGCGGATGACTGGATCGCGCAGGCCAGCTCTGCGGGCTGCGTGGTGATCACGGCGGATATTCTGCTGGCGGATCGCTGCCTGAAGGCCGGGGCAAGCGTGCTGGCGCCCAATGGCAAGGCCTTTACCGAAAGCTCGATCGGCGCGGCCATCGCGACCCGCGCGATCATGACCGATCTGCGCGCCGGGGCCGTGGGCGATCCCATCGGCGGCCCGGCGCCTTTCTCGAAAGCGGACCGCTCGCGCTTTCTCTCCGCGCTCGATGAGGTGCTGGTGCGGCTTGGCAGAGCGATCCCCCGCCGCTGA
- a CDS encoding spermidine synthase has translation MSGHVLVDRARVPDGVELQLLRSGGDFIIAIGDNELMSTDIYASEQSLANLTCQRLGALAAPQLLIGGYGMGFTLRAALVALGADAQIIIAEIMPEIIAWARGPMRQLTGDCLDDPRVQLVVEDVAVLIDSAANAYDAILLDVDNGPEGLTRRWNDGLYSASGLSAARKALRSGGILAIWSADADEAFTRQLRDAGFQVSEEAVDAVRYEDDLRHHIWFAVNP, from the coding sequence ATGAGTGGGCATGTTTTGGTGGACAGGGCCCGCGTGCCTGATGGCGTTGAGCTGCAATTGCTGCGCAGCGGCGGTGATTTCATCATCGCCATCGGCGACAATGAGCTGATGAGTACCGATATCTACGCCTCGGAACAGTCGCTGGCGAATTTGACCTGCCAAAGGCTGGGCGCGCTGGCGGCCCCGCAACTCCTGATCGGGGGTTATGGCATGGGCTTTACGCTGCGGGCGGCGCTGGTCGCGCTGGGGGCTGACGCGCAGATCATCATCGCCGAAATCATGCCCGAGATCATCGCCTGGGCCAGAGGGCCGATGCGGCAGCTCACGGGCGACTGCCTTGATGACCCACGGGTGCAACTGGTGGTCGAGGATGTGGCGGTGCTGATCGACTCCGCCGCCAACGCCTATGACGCCATTCTGCTGGATGTCGACAATGGGCCGGAAGGGCTGACGCGCCGCTGGAATGACGGCCTCTATTCCGCATCGGGGCTGAGTGCGGCGCGCAAGGCGCTGCGATCAGGCGGCATTCTGGCCATCTGGTCCGCCGATGCCGATGAGGCCTTCACCCGCCAGTTGCGCGATGCCGGTTTTCAGGTGAGCGAAGAGGCGGTCGATGCCGTGCGGTATGAGGATGACCTGCGCCACCACATCTGGTTCGCGGTCAATCCGTAA
- a CDS encoding PHB depolymerase family esterase has protein sequence MTDMFKALVKAARLARKGRPLSAVIAAQRGLSPARPAKRKNVAKAKVSRKPKTRALALPRPAPGSFVAGEFTCPQGTLTYRLYTPHGSPLRRMPLVVMLHGCSQSAVDFAIGTGMNRLADELGFIVLYPQQSQSANLARCWNWHKPDNQARGRGEPAVIAALTRHAMALSRANPARIYIAGLSAGGATAAITGAAYPDLFVAVGVHSGVAQGQIRSLATAISAMRGRRAAAPAAKLRRPPPTIVFHGDQDRVVHPSNAGAFLANLESSKPGPLLSQAFSGTSPQGRDFTRKVYQAAHGEILLEAWTVHGSGHGWSGGHAGGSFTDPSGPDASREMLRFFLARRRQATKPGSAAR, from the coding sequence ATGACCGACATGTTCAAGGCCCTGGTGAAAGCCGCCCGGCTGGCGCGCAAGGGCCGCCCGCTCTCCGCCGTGATCGCGGCGCAGCGTGGCCTGTCTCCGGCCCGCCCGGCCAAGCGCAAAAACGTCGCGAAGGCGAAGGTCAGCCGCAAGCCCAAAACGCGGGCCCTTGCGCTGCCACGGCCCGCGCCCGGCAGCTTTGTGGCCGGAGAGTTCACCTGCCCTCAGGGCACGCTCACCTATCGGCTCTACACGCCCCATGGATCGCCGCTGCGCCGCATGCCGCTGGTCGTGATGCTGCATGGCTGTTCGCAATCGGCCGTGGATTTCGCCATCGGCACCGGCATGAACAGGCTGGCCGATGAGCTGGGGTTTATCGTCCTCTATCCCCAGCAGAGCCAGAGCGCGAACCTCGCCCGGTGCTGGAACTGGCACAAGCCGGACAATCAGGCCCGTGGGCGCGGCGAGCCTGCGGTGATCGCCGCGCTCACCCGCCATGCCATGGCGCTGAGCCGGGCCAATCCCGCACGCATCTATATCGCGGGCCTGTCGGCAGGGGGCGCCACGGCGGCGATCACGGGGGCGGCCTATCCGGATCTCTTTGTGGCCGTCGGGGTCCATTCCGGCGTGGCTCAGGGCCAGATCCGGTCGCTGGCCACCGCCATTTCGGCCATGCGGGGCCGCAGGGCTGCCGCGCCCGCAGCCAAGCTCAGGCGCCCTCCCCCCACGATCGTGTTTCATGGCGATCAGGATCGCGTCGTGCATCCGTCCAATGCGGGCGCCTTTCTTGCCAATCTCGAAAGCTCGAAGCCCGGACCGCTGCTGTCGCAGGCCTTTTCGGGAACCTCGCCGCAAGGGCGCGATTTTACGCGCAAGGTCTACCAGGCGGCCCATGGCGAGATCCTGCTGGAAGCGTGGACGGTCCATGGCAGCGGTCATGGATGGTCGGGCGGGCATGCCGGCGGGTCCTTCACCGATCCTTCCGGACCCGATGCGTCGCGGGAAATGCTCCGCTTCTTTCTGGCGCGACGGCGGCAGGCGACAAAGCCCGGATCCGCCGCGCGATAA
- a CDS encoding glycine zipper 2TM domain-containing protein produces the protein MRRKLLSIGLASLVLMSATPVLADPPPWAPAHGRRDHDEDRGYDRGRYEGPRRLGRGDRIWRGDDGQYYCHRSNGSTGLVVGAALGGLLGNQVAGRGDRTLGTILGAAGGGLLGREIDRGNVQCR, from the coding sequence ATGCGCCGCAAACTTCTTTCGATCGGGCTTGCCTCGCTTGTCCTGATGTCGGCCACGCCGGTTCTGGCCGATCCGCCGCCATGGGCTCCCGCGCATGGTCGCCGCGACCATGATGAAGATCGCGGTTATGATCGCGGGCGCTATGAGGGGCCGCGCCGCCTTGGTCGGGGCGACCGCATCTGGCGCGGCGATGACGGGCAATATTATTGCCATCGCAGCAACGGCTCCACCGGTCTGGTCGTCGGCGCGGCGCTGGGCGGCTTACTGGGCAATCAGGTCGCCGGGCGCGGGGACCGGACGCTGGGCACCATTCTGGGCGCAGCCGGCGGCGGCCTGCTGGGCCGGGAGATCGATCGCGGCAACGTCCAGTGCCGCTAG
- a CDS encoding alpha/beta hydrolase, with product MPSASRRKILAAAAALPGTMVAARALGQVTRSADIASFSKDTREPDMIVPLWPAGSMPGGPVPAVTEAVDDQWDNAGLRYRVAEHVTRPTIAYFAASNPTGAAVLIIPGGGYSRVGIDREGYESARWMNALGVAAFVLRYRLPADRWGDGPVVALQDAQRAMRLIRAGGAGRWKVDPKRVTVMGGSAGGHLALCLSTKVYDRTYSELDAADHLLTRPDGAILLYPVVTLGVGTHVGSRMALLGPNPSPEAIAQWSFDKSIPGITPPILLVHAVHDRVVPVDHSLALFAAVRASGGAIDMHLFEEGAHGLGLRGDPAWPISRWPDLARAWQLRNGLA from the coding sequence ATGCCGTCGGCCTCTCGCCGCAAGATCCTGGCCGCGGCAGCAGCGCTTCCGGGCACAATGGTGGCGGCACGCGCCTTGGGGCAGGTAACGCGGAGCGCCGACATCGCGTCCTTCTCGAAGGATACGCGCGAACCCGATATGATCGTGCCGCTGTGGCCTGCGGGAAGCATGCCCGGCGGCCCGGTGCCCGCAGTAACCGAAGCGGTGGATGACCAATGGGACAATGCCGGTCTGCGTTACCGCGTTGCCGAGCATGTCACCCGCCCGACGATCGCCTATTTCGCCGCGTCCAACCCGACTGGCGCTGCGGTGCTGATCATACCGGGCGGCGGCTATTCCCGCGTCGGGATCGACCGTGAGGGCTATGAATCCGCGCGCTGGATGAACGCCCTTGGGGTGGCCGCCTTTGTGCTGCGCTATCGCCTGCCCGCCGACCGTTGGGGCGACGGGCCTGTGGTCGCGCTGCAGGACGCGCAGCGCGCCATGCGGCTTATTCGCGCGGGCGGGGCCGGGCGGTGGAAGGTCGATCCCAAGCGGGTGACGGTGATGGGCGGCTCGGCTGGCGGGCATCTGGCGCTTTGCCTTTCCACCAAGGTTTACGACCGGACCTATTCCGAACTGGACGCGGCCGACCATCTGCTGACCCGCCCGGATGGCGCGATCCTGCTCTATCCGGTGGTGACCCTGGGCGTGGGCACGCATGTCGGTTCAAGGATGGCGTTGCTGGGGCCGAACCCCTCGCCCGAGGCCATTGCGCAATGGTCCTTCGACAAGAGCATACCGGGGATCACCCCGCCGATCCTGCTGGTGCATGCGGTGCATGACCGGGTGGTGCCGGTGGACCATTCGCTGGCGCTGTTCGCGGCGGTGCGGGCCTCGGGCGGGGCGATCGACATGCATCTGTTCGAGGAGGGCGCGCATGGTCTGGGCCTGAGGGGCGACCCGGCCTGGCCGATCTCGCGCTGGCCCGATCTGGCGCGGGCATGGCAGCTGCGTAACGGGCTGGCCTGA
- a CDS encoding MFS transporter has product MHIPTKADAGQPSAPSRMRWVILALLFASTVLNYVDRQTLSILAPLVQRDLGMDDLGYAHIVQLFLIAYTVAYLLAGWLTDRLGTRLALAIFVGWWSLANMATGFVRSAGALGGARAMLGLGEAGNYTAGPKAISQHFPASERGFAFGTYTAGAMVGATIAPPLIGWLALTHGWRAAFVATGALGFVWLVAWLAVYPRDRGEKAASDPTPWAAILRERPLWGFALSRMLADPVWYFYLFWFPKYLSDQRGLSLAGIAATAWIVYLAADLGSIGGGLFSGRLIQRGMSPARSRFVALAAAAVLAPLGMALSLEPSIGLTFAIAATVTFAHLVFQINLSTLVVDLYPTRVVATVFGIVAAGSGLGGIFSTQLVGRLAQSGHYGQIFLLMGMLHPVAVAVAWLSLRSQPHSALRPA; this is encoded by the coding sequence ATGCACATTCCGACCAAAGCGGACGCCGGGCAGCCCTCGGCGCCAAGCCGCATGCGCTGGGTCATTCTGGCGCTGCTCTTTGCCTCGACCGTGCTCAACTATGTGGATCGGCAGACGCTCTCGATCCTGGCGCCGCTGGTGCAGCGCGATCTGGGCATGGACGATCTGGGCTATGCGCATATCGTCCAGCTTTTCCTGATCGCCTATACGGTGGCCTATCTGCTGGCGGGCTGGCTGACCGACCGGCTGGGCACGCGCCTTGCGCTGGCGATCTTCGTAGGCTGGTGGTCGCTCGCCAATATGGCGACCGGCTTTGTGCGCAGCGCAGGGGCGCTGGGCGGCGCGCGCGCCATGCTGGGCCTTGGTGAGGCGGGCAATTACACCGCCGGCCCCAAAGCCATCTCCCAGCATTTTCCGGCCAGCGAACGCGGCTTTGCCTTCGGCACCTACACCGCAGGCGCCATGGTCGGCGCGACGATTGCCCCGCCCCTGATCGGCTGGCTGGCGCTGACCCATGGCTGGCGCGCGGCCTTTGTGGCGACCGGCGCGCTGGGCTTTGTCTGGCTGGTGGCATGGCTGGCGGTCTATCCGCGCGACAGAGGCGAAAAAGCCGCCAGCGATCCCACCCCATGGGCAGCGATCCTGCGTGAACGCCCCCTCTGGGGCTTTGCCCTGTCACGCATGTTGGCCGATCCGGTGTGGTATTTCTATCTCTTCTGGTTCCCGAAATATCTTTCGGACCAGCGCGGCCTCAGCCTTGCCGGCATCGCCGCGACGGCATGGATCGTCTACCTCGCGGCGGACCTTGGCAGCATCGGCGGCGGGCTGTTCTCAGGCCGCCTGATCCAGCGCGGCATGAGCCCGGCGCGCAGCCGGTTTGTCGCCCTGGCAGCGGCAGCTGTGCTGGCGCCTTTGGGGATGGCACTCTCGCTGGAGCCCTCGATCGGGCTCACTTTCGCCATCGCCGCGACAGTGACCTTTGCGCATCTGGTCTTCCAGATCAATCTGAGCACGCTGGTGGTCGATCTCTACCCGACGCGCGTGGTGGCGACGGTGTTCGGCATCGTGGCGGCGGGCAGCGGCCTGGGCGGCATCTTTTCGACCCAGCTTGTCGGGCGCCTCGCCCAATCGGGGCATTATGGGCAGATTTTCCTGCTGATGGGCATGCTTCACCCTGTCGCCGTGGCGGTGGCGTGGCTGTCGCTGCGCAGCCAGCCGCATTCGGCCTTGCGCCCGGCATAG
- a CDS encoding helix-turn-helix domain-containing protein: MRAKLNAQPNQSLIDGIATLQALATSPEPVGGRELARRLDADPTKINRLLKTLAYLGIARQTANRKYTPGPGMHVLAAQSLFASGLIRRALPVLEGLRKFGHTVALGVLWGDSVSYLFHAPPGIEVSAGLGRIGLLPASTSGIGIVLLAEHEDDEVREIYQDREIPMFPEGIEQLLAKLAEVRRLGYARVHVADERDHHVVAVSTGDPAHAGLALSGWIPEGATDPLVAALREAAPEIGG, encoded by the coding sequence GTGCGCGCTAAACTCAATGCCCAACCCAATCAGAGCCTGATCGATGGCATCGCCACACTTCAGGCGCTCGCCACCTCGCCCGAGCCGGTGGGGGGGCGCGAACTGGCGCGACGGCTCGATGCCGACCCCACCAAGATCAACCGCCTGCTCAAGACGCTGGCCTATCTGGGCATCGCGCGGCAAACCGCCAACCGCAAATACACCCCCGGCCCCGGCATGCATGTGCTGGCCGCGCAGAGCCTCTTCGCCTCCGGGCTGATCCGCCGCGCGCTGCCGGTGCTGGAGGGTTTGCGCAAATTCGGCCACACGGTCGCTCTGGGCGTGCTGTGGGGCGACAGTGTCAGCTATCTGTTCCACGCCCCGCCCGGCATCGAGGTCTCGGCGGGCCTTGGCCGCATCGGCCTGCTGCCCGCCAGCACCAGCGGCATCGGCATCGTCCTTCTGGCCGAGCATGAGGACGATGAGGTCCGCGAGATCTATCAGGACCGCGAGATCCCGATGTTCCCCGAAGGCATCGAACAACTGCTGGCCAAGCTCGCCGAGGTACGGCGGCTCGGCTATGCCCGTGTCCATGTCGCAGATGAACGCGATCATCATGTGGTGGCGGTCTCCACCGGCGACCCTGCCCATGCGGGCCTTGCCCTTTCGGGCTGGATTCCCGAGGGTGCCACCGATCCGCTGGTCGCCGCCCTGCGCGAGGCCGCGCCCGAAATCGGGGGCTGA
- a CDS encoding mandelate racemase/muconate lactonizing enzyme family protein, protein MMRIASVETFIVTVPRETPYLGPLGPGERVNARGYLVRQGNGTIYPTVDRSIVVRLTAADGSMGWGETYGICAPRATCEIINDLLAPVLIDSEVHDVSATWDMLYDLMRVRGCSGGFHGDALAALDIALWDLAGKARELPVRELIGPVVHPIIPSYLSGLPAATLAERVALAQSWQARGIHAFKFAAVVSHEGIVEEMAALRAALGPQAEILIDLHWKFTPDEARALIAQLEPYRPRFIEAPLKPEAMADLAALAAQSPIPIAAGEEWYTAHDVANRLAFGPIAYVQPEMGHTGITQILRIAQLAARHGIAVAPHATIGAGIFLAASLQASATLPGLWKHEWQHSVFTRNLALLHTDMAHDATGYHLPTGPGLGVEPGDAFRAAAELVS, encoded by the coding sequence ATGATGCGCATCGCCTCCGTCGAGACTTTCATCGTCACCGTCCCGCGAGAGACGCCCTATCTCGGCCCGCTTGGCCCCGGCGAGAGGGTGAATGCACGGGGCTATCTCGTGCGCCAGGGCAATGGCACGATCTATCCCACGGTGGACCGCTCGATTGTGGTGCGGCTGACAGCGGCGGATGGCAGCATGGGCTGGGGCGAGACCTATGGCATCTGCGCCCCGCGCGCGACCTGCGAGATCATCAACGATCTGCTCGCCCCCGTGCTGATCGACAGCGAAGTCCACGATGTGTCCGCGACATGGGATATGCTCTACGATCTGATGCGCGTGCGCGGCTGCTCGGGTGGTTTTCATGGCGACGCTCTGGCCGCGCTGGACATTGCGCTGTGGGATCTGGCGGGCAAGGCGCGGGAGCTTCCGGTGCGCGAACTGATCGGCCCCGTCGTCCATCCCATCATCCCCAGCTATCTATCAGGCCTGCCCGCCGCCACGCTGGCCGAGCGGGTCGCGCTGGCGCAGAGCTGGCAGGCGCGCGGCATCCATGCCTTCAAATTCGCCGCCGTGGTCAGCCATGAAGGCATCGTCGAGGAAATGGCGGCCCTGCGCGCGGCGCTCGGCCCGCAGGCCGAGATCCTGATCGACCTGCACTGGAAATTCACACCGGACGAAGCCCGCGCCCTGATCGCGCAATTGGAACCCTATCGCCCCCGCTTTATCGAGGCGCCGCTCAAGCCCGAAGCCATGGCCGATCTTGCCGCCCTCGCCGCGCAGAGCCCGATCCCCATCGCGGCGGGCGAGGAATGGTACACCGCCCATGATGTCGCCAACCGGCTGGCCTTTGGCCCCATCGCCTATGTCCAGCCCGAGATGGGGCACACCGGCATCACCCAGATCCTGCGTATCGCGCAGCTTGCCGCGCGGCATGGCATCGCCGTCGCGCCGCATGCCACCATCGGCGCCGGGATCTTTCTGGCCGCCAGCCTCCAGGCCTCGGCCACGCTGCCCGGCCTGTGGAAGCATGAATGGCAGCATTCGGTTTTCACCCGCAACCTGGCGCTGCTCCACACCGATATGGCCCATGACGCCACCGGCTACCACCTGCCCACCGGCCCCGGCCTCGGCGTGGAGCCGGGCGACGCTTTCCGGGCCGCGGCGGAGCTTGTGTCGTGA